In the Podospora pseudocomata strain CBS 415.72m chromosome 5, whole genome shotgun sequence genome, one interval contains:
- a CDS encoding hypothetical protein (EggNog:ENOG503PAF2; COG:M) yields MDPLTITTSILTVGATLQQVINLLGNFTNAGTKIAEIQRELNLTAGVLNYIQEQENNNNSPPTLSIDDNAGRPSRRRSNAGVHLSNILRDNVSQLQLDLQCFAGELSKLAKPCSSGSKVGRVVANGKVAWKLSYLEKMQHSIVNKRKELEFIRNSLVVDRRNDRAPSERRKSADRVASVFFALARQFNDHISNTRLPPPSHDAQEVFVKAVRRRKWREVEGLLEQVHPDFTLGSMEGELFPLHVAAMLGDLVMAELLMSYGATVDCRSQDNKTPLMAAIEYDKSVVALALVRRGADVNASDSRGRTPLHMAARKNSKAVVQTLLNNGADPNAYDIDGNTPLMDAVCREDREIQPTDTSVLRVLLQPNGSTVAADPTLGTKSKDYTPLHHAAAEGWLEDLRIIMKLSHSRRAQECLVLDSRGRTPLWFAAKSGSLQVVEFLVQTGADFNRHSRDNEKPTVLWAAANNAATAEYLLRSGADPNQPNNEGYTLLHRACWSGNTVLAELLLRHKADATVRDKDGMQPLHYASREGHEALVEMLLQSSGIDINCVDNTGTTPLMLAADQGHDFIIKLLISYTPAADFKHKDVFGCDAFYIACARGHILCAAYLLGCGANINTRNAKDNTPLHAAVKVGMKDMVGWLLRMGADKGVMSKQPFDGMDVRGTPLEIAKSEGFEEIVELLESWKIDRGRKERYTATRVAL; encoded by the exons ATGGATCCACTGACCATCACTACCTCGATCCTCACTGTGGGCGCAACCCTTCAACAAGTCATCAACCTTCTGGGCAATTTCACCAACGCTGGCACAAAGATCGCCGAGATACAAAGGGAGCTGAATCTCACCGCTGGCGTGCTGAATTACATCCAGGAACaggaaaacaacaacaactctccCCCGACGTTATCGATCGACGACAATGCAGGGCGGCCAAGCCGGAGGAGGTCTAACGCGGGCGTACACCTATCAAATATTCTACGGGACAATGTCTCCCAGTTACAACTCGACCTACAATGTTTTGCTGGAGAGCTGTCCAAGCTGGCGAAACCATGTTCGTCTGGGTCCAAAGTTGGAAGGGTTGTGGCCAATGGAAAGGTGGCGTGGAAGTTGTCCTACCTCGAAAAGATGCAACATAGCATCGTGAACAAGCgcaaggagctggagttCATTCGGAACAGTCTGGTGGT TGACAGGAGAAACGACCGCGCACCCTCCGAGCGACGCAAATCTGCAGATCGAGTTGCCTCCGTTTTCTTTGCGCTGGCTCGCCAGTTCAACGACCACATCTCCAACACCCGTTTGCCTCCACCTAGTCACGATGCCCAAGAGGTATTTGTCAAAGCagtgagaaggaggaaatGGCGTGAGGTTGAAGGGCTGCTCGAACAAGTACACCCGGACTTCACGCTGGGGTCGATGGAGGGCGAGCTGTTCCCCCTCCATGTTGCTGCGATGCTTGGAGATTTGGTCATGGCCGAACTTCTCATGTCGTACGGTGCGACAGTGGATTGTCGCTCACAGGACAATAAAACACCACTCATGGCGGCCATCGAATACGACAAATCTGTAGTAGCCCTGGCCTTGGTACGTCGTGGAGCGGACGTAAATGCATCAGATTCACGAGGACGGACCCCCCTGCACATGGCGGCCAGGAAGAACTCCAAGGCTGTTGTTCAGACTCTGTTGAACAACGGCGCCGATCCCAACGCATATGATATTGACGGCAATACCCCTCTCATGGATGCTGTTTGTCGCGAGGACAGGGAGATTCAACCAACCGACACAAGTGTACTCAGGGTTTTGCTTCAGCCAAACGGAAGTACTGTAGCAGCCGACCCAACTCTTGGAACCAAAAGCAAAGACTACACGCCGCTTCATCATGCAGCTGCTGAAGGATGGCTAGAGGATCTCCGAATCATTATGAAGCTCTCCCACTCTCGACGAGCCCAGGAGTGCTTGGTGCTTGATTCCAGGGGCCGCACGCCCCTTTGGTTTGCAGCGAAAAGCGGTTCTCTACAAGTCGTGGAATTCCTTGTCCAAACTGGCGCTGATTTTAATCGGCATTCCAGGGACAATGAGAAGCCGACAGTACTTTGGGCTGCTGCCAACAACGCTGCGACAGCAGAGTACTTGTTACGCTCCGGGGCCGACCCAAATCAACCCAACAACGAGGGCTACACGCTATTACACCGTGCATGTTGGTCGGGAAACACCGTCCTCGCTGAATTGTTGCTACGACACAAGGCTGATGCCACGGTCAGGGACAAGGACGGAATGCAGCCCCTGCACTACGCTTCAAGGGAAGGGCACGAGGCACTGGTCGAAATGCTGCTTCAAAGCAGTGGTATTGATATCAACTGTGTTGACAACACCGGCACCACTCCCCTCATGCTTGCTGCTGACCAGGGCCACGatttcatcatcaaactcctTATCAGCTATACCCCTGCTGCGGACTTTAAACACAAGGATGTCTTTGGCTGTGACGCGTTCTACATTGCTTGCGCCAGGGGTCATATCCTCTGTGCAGCATATCTTCTGGGATGTGGCGCTAACATCAATACTCGGAATGCAAAAGACAACACTCCACTTCATGCTGCGGTCAAGGTTGGGATGAAGGATATGGTGGGCTGGCTGCTGAGGATGGGGGCTGATAAAGGGGTGATGTCGAAGCAGCCGTTTGATGGAATGGATGTGAGAGGGACGCCGCTGGAGATTGCGAAGTCAGAAGGGTTCGAGGAGATTGTAGAGCTGTTGGAAAGTTGGAAAATTGatagggggaggaaggagaggtaTACTGCTACCAGGGTGGCTTTATGA
- the NOP1_2 gene encoding Small subunit processome complex component (EggNog:ENOG503NUBA; COG:S) — protein sequence MIHHDQVAEMLYGYAGAAAAKPTHTDSPGPIPTVIPTPPQFQEIGETGHRTLWVVFALMVLSSGFFAFMSWNVPISKRLYHVITTLITITASLSYFAMASGHATSFSCTPAKDHHKHVPDVGYTECRQVFWGRYVDWAITTPLLLLDLSLLAGIDGAHTLMAVIADVIMVLSGLFASQGETATQRWGWYAIGCVSYLFVIWHVALHGARTVTAKGRGVTRLFSSLALFTFVLWTAYPIVWGIADGAHRTTVDTEILIYAVLDILAKPVFGLWLLFSHRSLAETNVDVGGWWSHGLGAEGRIRIGDEE from the exons ATGATCCACCACGATCAAGTTGCGGAAATGCTCTACGGCTATGCTGGCGCTGCAGCTGCCAAGCCGACGCATACAGACAGTCCCGGTCCCATTCCCACTGTTATCC CAACACCCCCACAGTTTCAAGAAATCGGCGAGACAGGCCACCGTACGTTATGGGTTGTCTTCGCCCTGATGGTCCTCTCCTCgggcttcttcgccttcatGTCATGGAACgtccccatctccaagcGCCTCTACCATGTCATTACCACCCtgatcaccatcaccgcctccctcaGCTACTTCGCCATGGCCTCTGGCCACGCCACGAGCTTCAGCTGCACCCCAGCCAAGGACCACCATAAGCACGTGCCCGACGTTGGATACACTGAATGCCGTCaggtgttttgggggagaTATGTTGACTGGGCCATCACCACGccgctgctcctgctggACCTGTCCTTGTTGGCCGGTATTGATGGTGCTCACACCCTCATGGCTGTTATTGCTGATGTGATTATGGTGTTGAGCGGACTGTTCGCCTCGCAGGGTGAGACAGCTACTCAAAGGTGGGGATGGTATGCCATTGGGTGTGTGTCGTACCTGTTTGTTATTTGGCATGTGGCTCTCCATGGTGCCCGGACTGTGACTGccaaggggaggggtgtgacGAGGCTGTTTAGCTCTTTGGCGCTGTTTACGTTTGTGTTGTGGACTGCTTATCCTAT TGTTTGGGGCATTGCTGACGGCGCTCATCGCACTACTGTTGATACCGAGATCTTGATCTACGCTGTTctcgacatcctcgccaaGCCTGTCTTTGGTCTCTGGCTTCTCTTCAGCCACCGCTCGTTGGCTGAGACCAATGTTGATGTGGGTGGATGGTGGTCCCATGGATTGGGCGCTGAGGGGAGAATCAGGAtcggtgatgaggagtaA
- a CDS encoding hypothetical protein (EggNog:ENOG503P4HN) — protein sequence MSSTTMNCPVVGTTNTTLPPSHPDIDLNKPGQTCPVVGATTDHHHNLHKHPQVPHPGLSAEHNHDDANACPVLTGKLVNEPKSQQMDDQVCPVVGTATTVLPPDHPSTEGKAGDAICPVTKARVDHHKGKLHGHPDVSHASAGAVCPVAGVKAS from the coding sequence ATGTCTTCAACCACAATGAACTGCCCCGTCGTTGgaaccaccaacaccactcTGCCCCCTTCGCACCCAGACATCGATCTGAACAAGCCAGGCCAGACCTGCCCTGTCGTCGGTGCTACAAcggaccaccaccacaaccttcACAAGCATCCTCAAGTTCCCCACCCCGGACTCTCCGCTGAGCACAACCACGACGATGCGAATGCCTGCCCCGTCTTGACGGGCAAGCTCGTCAACGAGCCCAAGAGCCAGCAAATGGACGATCAGGTCTGCCCTGTCGTAGGAACTGCCACCACGGTTCTCCCTCCCGATCACCCTTCCACTGAGGGCAAGGCAGGCGATGCTATCTGCCCGGTGACCAAGGCGAGGGTTGATCACCACAAGGGGAAGCTGCATGGGCACCCTGACGTGAGCCATGCTAGTGCTGGGGCTGTTTGCCCTGTTGCTGGAGTCAAGGCCTCCTAA
- a CDS encoding hypothetical protein (EggNog:ENOG503PY1I): MSSFHSHRLSLPDRTLRKPQQLRSSPKMDEMEDIVYDSPSYTKPSHHGPPSLTSSTSTLVPSDGGSLLDHFDLPSPPSTPVKSTHQYSSLNSFQSPALSPDLFSSSLSPPSSPSPRRDRHSGRRRSHSRSSSSSSVSSSSSAMELDGGYGGADGGVVPVVRSSRRTPYYPPNSSRSVDRARVYMNRGPHYVPNWTPMSSLPRHVQLQIEERMVKFTA; encoded by the coding sequence AtgtcctccttccactcccacCGCCTGTCCCTCCCGGACCGCACCCTCCGCAAACCCCAGCAACTGCGGTCCTCTCCCAAGATGGACGAAATGGAAGACATCGTGTACGATTCTCCCTCGTAcaccaaaccctcccacCACGGGCCCCCCTCCCTTACCTCGAGCACCTCGACCCTGGTCCCCTCCGACGGTGGGTCTTTGCTAGATCACTtcgacctcccctcccctccctcaaccccagtCAAGTCAACCCATCAATACTCCTCTCTCAACAGCTTCCAGTCGCCAGCTCTCTCCCCCGaccttttctcctcctccctgtcacccccctcgtcaccaagcccaagacgTGACCGCCACAGTGGTCGTCGGAGATCTCactcgagaagctcatcatcctcgtcagTGTCATCGAGCTCATCAGCTATGGAACTGGATGGTGGTTATGGAGGAGCGGATGGGGGTGTAGTCCCTGTTGTGAGATCGAGCAGACGGACGCCGTATTATCCCCCGAACTCGTCGCGGTCGGTGGACAGGGCGAGGGTGTATATGAATCGGGGGCCGCATTATGTCCCGAATTGGACGCCGATGAGCAGTTTGCCTAGGCATGTGCAGTTGCAGAttgaggagaggatggtgaagtttactgcttga
- a CDS encoding hypothetical protein (EggNog:ENOG503PQ3S), producing MNRSRYVPQQSAYTAAQFQPFGPGPVPTPAQMPGMIPMGYPQQQMFGGSPNPNAMGASPILQQQQAMSPNALWAANFANGPIIEDLCAPPQMGLPTSPPMNALPPRGMPMGAAIHPSSMPQVQNVFGLRQPGTPHPGHGFAPMMPGVPARMVGSYPPGYAAQPQGIAWSHPHQLQFQQQLQQQAAQQHAQQQQQQQQQQQQQGQFLDPTMMLGRPRMEPGFATGGNGTEQMGSPSMGNSPGAQPLTPVESTLQGFMSPDSI from the coding sequence ATGAACCGCTCACGATATGTACCGCAGCAGTCTGCATATACCGCTGCTCAGTTCCAGCCTTTTGGTCCCGGACCTGTACCAACCCCAGCCCAGATGCCAGGCATGATCCCGATGGGATACCCACAGCAACAGATGTTCGGTGGCAGCCCGAACCCAAATGCCATGGGCGCTTCGCCAATactccagcaacagcaagccaTGTCTCCAAACGCTCTGTGGGCGGCCAACTTCGCCAATGGGCCAATTATTGAGGATCTTTGTGCGCCTCCACAGATGGGACtgccaacctcgccacccATGAACGCCCTTCCACCTCGGGGCATGCCAATGGGCGCAGCAATTCACCCGTCATCCATGCCGCAGGTACAGAATGTGTTTGGCCTCCGTCAACCAGGAACACCACATCCAGGACACGGTTTTGCGCCGATGATGCCGGGAGTGCCAGCTCGCATGGTTGGATCGTACCCTCCAGGTTATGCTGCCCAGCCACAAGGAATTGCATGGTCGCATCCCCACCAGCTTCAgttccaacagcagcttcAGCAGCAGGCGGCTCAGCAACatgctcagcagcaacaacaacaacaacagcagcagcagcaacaaggtCAGTTTCTGGATCCAACGATGATGCTTGGGAGGCCAAGAATGGAGCCTGGGTTTGCTACGGGAGGGAATGGTACCGAGCAGATGGGGTCGCCGTCGATGGGGAATTCGCCAGGTGCGCAGCCGTTGACGCCGGTGGAGAGTACGTTACAGGGTTTCATGTCGCCTGATTCGATCTAG
- a CDS encoding hypothetical protein (COG:S; EggNog:ENOG503Q4J2), which yields MYLVNVATKKLETFSADNIPPYAILSHTWGNDDEELSFRDIIDGLLKPGTLGVFKLDGCCKQAQLHGLGYVWIDTCCINKSDHVELSEAINSMFKWYRDAVICYVYLADATPNTRLSNSRWFRRGWTLQELLAPQELSLYGSDWTFLGSREDLAVSIEHATGIPEGFLYGDGDFYRASVAQRFSWASKRTTKRKEDMAYCLLGLFDVSLPIIYGDDHAFARLQREIMLKLRDDSIFAWGLSYEHPTKEQSQDTIRASAGALAESPKDYEYCGAIVSHGSHSSPSNKFVIESGFLCITTTTYIAQEGGTYGLLNCGTKDHTSEHVVGIPLQHSTSGDYYFRPHSYSARIFPKQTTDSRSVSQSIHIQMFRDQEISRLSKPSWSIRLRTSGCLLKVLEVYPPGRLHDKLIHVDPDFDSADAVDRTWVRLQRHGNESHLLPDFILILTITRHPEDVQGRLTCALAICSCFTTLKEIADNAQLLWKSIFIRKQASNVSQHIGAALWRSSDSLSGHPRISVVMSEIVSPPDTTVDLTQQLSRVRLPDRFLSALEQEDCLNQRLARKGNELEAREKQLNKTRDMLTELNKQIEKLEASKKSLNAEDHISAIEVERLKNEKSKLESKRFKVSLNRTYLEGCLDEHHDGRNEWLRKIRLPIEKGDVTAGDDSFLDHRLENLVRLLISVERSAPLPSTKYNPPQDMTPLAYAIQEGCYELLQRLLNQGADVNEIYSNGRTALLAAVIWDKDMVVQELLEHGAIVWPALLWSVQNCDRADTLSPLLKLEETALEVDAGRFRMLLLLAAEQGSREIILELLSWGEGRHTFDLSSKSNQDVVWAAAVKNHDSTVRTLIKHDCSPNPLSCQRLLLRSVLENCASLPPVLWEMKKADIHAKYMGGRNLLWLAADRGYDSVIGSLALIQTVIDPGSMGRQMTIADDFGQNALSRAAENGHVNAAVRLLLWEDPTVRDHDGHTALWYAVINGHADVLQALMKHKSIREDLWEMGKLLWWAVETDQEQMVDVILANDGALAFQHRYHDPHALLWSALGEGSTRIVGKLLAYREFQVHSVEMLQYAEKHRYDDLVKLLSNPLTLALQGRMVVVDRVKPETGDKKQVRFGHHDGTAKFGGSMVPVETLREVEDES from the exons ATGTATCTTGTCAACGtagcaacaaaaaaactcGAGACTTTTTCGGCAGACAACATTCCGCCCTACGCCATATTGTCTCATACTTGGggcaacgacgacgaagagctTTCTTTTCGCGATATCATTGACGGACTCCTCAAGCCTGGAACACTGGGCGTCTTCAAACTCGATGGCTGCTGTAAACAGGCCCAGCTCCACGGGCTTGGTTACGTTTGGATCGATACCTGTTGCATCAACAAATCCGATCATGTTGAGCTGAGCGAGGCAATCAACTCGATGTTCAAGTGGTATCGCGATGCTGTGATTTGCTACGTATACCTTGCCGATGCTACACCAAACACTCGCCTCTCGAACAGCCGTTGGTTTCGGCGAGGATGGACGCTTCAAGAGCTCCTGGCACCTCAGGAGCTGAGTCTGTATGGTTCGGATTGGACCTTTCTCGGATCCCGAGAAGACCTTGCAGTGTCGATTGAGCACGCCACTGGGATACCCGAAGGCTTCCTGTATGGAGATGGTGATTTTTACCGGGCAAGCGTCGCTCAGCGATTCTCCTGGGCATCAAAGCGAACCACCAAGCGCAAAGAGGACATGGCTTACTGTCTCCTTGGACTGTTTGACGTTTCGCTGCCGATTATCTACGGTGATGATCATGCTTTCGCTCGGCTTCAACGCGAAATCATGCTTAAGCTGCGCGACGATTCCATATTTGCCTG GGGTCTAAGCTACGAACATCCTACCAAGGAACAGTCACAGGACACAATTAGGGCATCTGCTGGGGCTCTCGCCGAGTCTCCGAAGGACTATGAGTACTGTGGGGCTATTGTCTCTCATGGCTCCCACAGCTCTCCGTCAAACAAGTTCGTCATCGAAAGCGGATTCCTCTGTATTACAACAACCACCTACATAGCTCAAGAGGGCGGTACCTACGGGCTTTTGAATTGTGGAACAAAAGATCACACAAGCGAGCATGTCGTTGGCATCCCTCTTCAGCACAGCACCTCTGGAGATTATTACTTTCGACCCCACAGCTACAGCGCCAGGATATTCCCTAAGCAAACGACGGATTCCAGAAGCGTTAGCCAGTCGATTCACATTCAAATGTTTCGGGATCAAGAGATATCGAGGTTGTCGAAACCGAGCTGGTCGATCCGACTCAGGACATCAGGTTGTTTACTCAAGGTCCTTGAGGTATATCCTCCAGGGCGTTTACACGACAAACTGATCCACGTAGACCCTGACTTTGATTCCGCCGATGCTGTAGACCGGACCTGGGTACGGTTACAACGACACGGTAACGAGAGTCACCTGCTACCCGACTTCATTCTAATATTGACCATCACACGACACCCTGAAGACGTACAAGGCAGACTGACTTGCGCCCTTGCAATTTGTTCATGTTTCACCACCTTGAAAGAGATCGCAGACAATGCGCAACTGTTATGGAAGAGCATCTTCATCCGAAAGCAAGCCAGCAACGTATCTCAGCACATCGGTGCCGCTTTATGGCGAAGCTCCGATTCGCTAAGTGGCCACCCAAGGATTTCTGTTGTGATGTCGGAGATTGTCTCACCCCCTGATACCACAGTCGATTTGACTCAGCAGCTGTCGAGGGTCAGATTGCCAGACAGGTTTCTTAGCGCCTTGGAGCAGGAAGACTGCCTCAATCAGCGCTTGGCTCGGAAAGGTAACGAGCTTGAAGCCAGAGAAAAGCAGCTAAACAAAACACGCGACATGCTGACCGAGCTCAATAAGCAAATTGAGAAGCTGGAAGCGTCAAAGAAGTCATTGAATGCCGAGGACCACATTTCTGCCATAGAGGTGGAGAGGTTAAAGAACGAAAAGAGCAAACTGGAATCGAAGAGATTCAAGGTGAGCTTGAATCGAACATACCTTGAAGGATGTCTGGATGAACACCACGACGGGCGCAATGAATGGCTTCGGAAAATCAGGCTACCCATTGAAAAAGGGGATGTAACAGCCGGCGATGACTCGTTTCTTGACCATCGGCTTGAGAATCTGGTCAGGCTTCTGATTTCCGTGGAACGTTCCGCTCCTTTACCTTCAACAAAATACAACCCACCCCAGGATATGACACCACTGGCTTATGCCATCCAAGAAGGCTGCTACGAGCTTCTGCAGCGGCTTCTTAACCAGGGCGCTGATGTGAATGAGATATATTCGAACGGCAGGACTGCCCTCTTGGCCGCAGTAATCTGGGATAAAGACATGGTGGTCCAGGAACTGCTTGAGCATGGAGCAATAGTTTGGCCGGCACTGCTATGGTCGGTTCAAAACTGCGACAGAGCTGACACACTCTCACCACTCCTCAAGCTAGAAGAGACGGCTCTTGAAGTGGATGCCGGGAGGTTTCGTatgctactgctgctggctgcggAGCAGGGATCGAGAGAAATTATTCTAGAGCTTTTATCGTGGGGCGAGGGCAGGCACACTTTCGATCTCAGCAGTAAGTCGAATCAAGACGTTGTCTGGGCTGCTGCAGTCAAAAATCACGACTCGACAGTACGGACTCTCATCAAGCATGATTGCAGTCCGAATCCGTTGAGCTGCCAGCGCTTACTCCTTCGATCGGTCTTAGAGAATTGTGCCAGCCTTCCCCCGGTCTTAtgggagatgaagaaggcggacATACACGCCAAGTACATGGGCGGCCGCAATCTTCTATGGTTGGCAGCAGACCGGGGGTACGATTCTGTGATTGGGTCCTTGGCGCTGATCCAAACAGTGATTGACCCTGGCAGTATGGGGAGGCAAATGACCATCGCAGACGATTTCGGCCAGAACGCGCTTTCCCGAGCTGCCGAGAATGGACATGTTAACGCTGCTGTCAGATTGCTGCTCTGGGAAGATCCGACTGTCAGAGATCATGACGGCCACACTGCACTTTGGTACGCCGTAATCAACGGACATGCAGATGTATTGCAGGCCCTGATGAAACACAAGTCCATCAGGGAGGATCTTTGGGAAATGGGAAAACTGTTGTGGTGGGCAGTCGAGACGGACCAAGAGCAAATGGTGGACGTTATCTTGGCCAATGACGGAGCTCTGGCCTTTCAGCATCGCTACCACGATCCTCATGCGCTTCTCTGGAGTGCGCTTGGAGAAGGTAGTACCAGGATTGTGGGAAAACTCCTTGCATATCGAGAGTTTCAGGTTCACAGTGTCGAAATGCTCCAATATGCGGAGAAACACCGATATGATGACCTGGTCAAGCTCTTATCCAACCCACTAACATTGGCGCTCCAAGGTCGAatggttgtggttgatcGGGTGAAGCCTGAGACGGGAGACAAAAAGCAAGTGAGGTTTGGGCACCACGATGGAACTGCCAAGTTTGGAGGAAGTATGGTACCGGTTGAAACGTTGAGAGAAGTAGAGGATGAGAGCTAG
- a CDS encoding hypothetical protein (CAZy:AA7; EggNog:ENOG503P127; COG:C) gives MMHAALLFSLLGLAAAGSPKPAKQTKVLFTYENTVLTPSSIRSFPPLSFGDASKPVRSKPKCRAFPGTSDWPSATEWSKFGNFLNGSLLRPEPAQAACYPGPLQNQTRCQWLVTQAGQTHFWLDEPLTTLTEWPQGSTCVLSANATGECERGGWPEYVVNVTSVRDVQAAVNFARNKNLRVVIKNTGHDFGGRSMGAGSLSIWVHNLKTFEYLPSFTMGKYTGPAAHVGAGIESFELFNHMFKSNISLVGPGWGTVGAVGGWVSVAGHGTLTSKYGLGADQVLSINVVTADGQFLTVDPFNHEDLWFALRGGGGSTWGVITSVVVKAYPPINTVTVPLNFGNIGFPSNSTDGTYPLPIRVATGQPPPNTNFMNNKPEQFWEGVKISYHYCLKVQELGGYCFSYIFPLGNNSFAFTSNQIIPNITASEAIAALQPLYTQLNALSIPVSLPSSGQIPPTLYAGNGQRMGSSNPANTRYRSRLFPRKNLVDPALWNKTFAAIRSGVEEGGLVFHGWGYAPTCKKAGYPGCENSAVHPAWRETVLPAALMEVIPARWTAAQAKANDEHTYKYTDVFKQLTSGAGSYMNEGDPAEKNWQDSFFGVNYKKLLKIKGKRDPWGLFWAQTTVGSEEWRVATADGYPAGQNGRLCRV, from the exons ATGATGCACgctgccctcctcttctccctcctcggtcTCGCCGCGGCCGGCAGTCCCAAACCCGCTAAACAAACCAAAGTCCTCTTCACTTACGAAAACACCGTCCtgaccccctcctccatccgctctttcccccccctctccttcggCGACGCATCCAAACCTGTCCGTTCCAAGCCCAAATGCCGCGCCTTTCCCGGGACATCTGACTGGCCTTCGGCCACGGAATGGTCCAAGTTCGGCAACTTCCTCAACGGCTCACTGCTTCGACCCGAGCCAGCACAGGCGGCGTGCTACCCTGGCCCGCTGCAAAACCAGACACGTTGCCAGTGGCTCGTCACCCAAGCAGGACAGACACACTTCTGGCTTGATGAGCCGTTGACGACGCTGACGGAGTGGCCTCAGGGGAGCACGTGCGTGTTGAGTGCTAACGCCACGGGGGAGTGtgagaggggtgggtggcCAGAGTATGTGGTTAATGTGACGAGCGTGAGGGATGTGCAGGCTGCAGTAAACTTTGCGAGGAATAAGAacttgagggtggtgatcaA AAATACCGGCCATGACTTTGGTGGACGGTCGATGGGTGCTGGGTCGTTGAGTATTTGGGTACATAACCTCAAGACCTTCGAATATCTGCCTAGCTTCACGATGGGCAAGTACACCGGTCCTGCGGCGCATGTCGGGGCTGGGATTGAGTCTTTTGAGTTGTTCAACCACATGTTCAAGAGCAATATCTCGCTTGTTGGACCGGGCTGGGGGACGGTTGGTGctgtggggggttgggtatcTGTTGCTGGGCATGGGACGTTGACGTCCAAGTATGGTCTTGGGGCGGACCAGGTCTTGTCAATCAATGTTGTTACTGCCGACGGACAGTTTCTGACGGTCGATCCGTTCAACCATGAGGATTTGTGGTTTGCGttgcggggtggtggtggca GCACCTGGGGCGTCATCACCTCCGTCGTGGTCAAAGCCTAccctcccatcaacaccgtcaccGTCCCCCTCAACTTCGGCAACATCGGCTTCCCAAGCAACTCCACCGACGGCAcctaccccctccccatcagaGTCGCCACAggccaacctccccccaacaccaacttcATGAATAACAAACCAGAACAGTTCTGGGAAGGCGTCAAGATCTCCTACCACTACTGCCTCAAAGTCCAAGAGCTCGGCGGCTACTGCTTCAGCTACATCTTCCCCCTCGGTAACAATAGCTTCGCCTTTACCTCCAACCAAATcatccccaacatcaccgcctccgaagccatcgccgcccTTCAACCCCTATACACTCAGCTCAacgccctctccatccccgtctccctcccctcatcaggccaaatccccccaaccctctaCGCCGGCAACGGCCAAAGAATGggctcctccaacccagccaacacCCGCTACCGCTCCCGCCTCTTTCCTCGCAAGAACCTCGTCGACCCCGCCCTGTGGAACAAGACCTTCGCCGCCATCCGCTCgggcgttgaagaaggcggtcTCGTCTTCCACGGCTGGGGTTACGCCCCAACATGCAAAAAGGCTGGGTATCCCGGGTGTGAGAACAGTGCTGTCCACCCCGCCTGGAGGGAGACTGTTCTCCCTGCTGCGCTCATGGAGGTTATCCCTGCTAGGTGGACAGCTGCTCAGGCAAAGGCGAATGATGAGCACACATATAAATACACCGATGTGTTCAAGCAGTTGACGTCCGGGGCGGGGTCGTATATGAATGAGGGGGATCCGGCGGAGAAGAATTGGCAGGATAGCTTTTTCGGAGTGAATTATAAGAAACTATTGAAGAtcaaggggaagagggatccgtgggggttgttttgggCGCAGACGACGGTGGGGAGTGAGGAGTGGAGGGTTGCGACGGCGGATGGGTACCCTGCTGGGCAGAATGGGAGGTTGTGTCGTgtttga